GCCGGGATATGATTTGTCAGCCACAATGGCTCCAACTCGGTCATATCCTATAATGTTCCGCACGCCCATGTGAAGCAACAATTCCGTGGTCGCAGTCCCGGCGGCTCCCATTCCGGCGATGACAATACGTAAGGATTCCAGAGATTTTCCCACCACCTTGGCCGCATTAATGAGGCCAGCCAGAATGACAACCGCGGTACCATGTTGATCATCGTGAAACACGGGAATATCCAAACGTTCGCTCAACCGGCGTTCAATCTCAAAACACCGCGGTGCCGCAATATCTTCGAGATTAATTCCGCCAAAAGCCGGAGCAATCCGCACCACGGTTTCAACAATTTCATCAACATCGTTGGTGTCCAAGCAAATGGGAATAGCATCAACATCAGCCAACCACTTGAATAAAACTGCCTTCCCCTCCATAACGGGAAGTGCTGCTTTCGGCCCGCGATTGCCCAAACCTAAAATAGCGGATCCATCGGTCACAATAGCAACCGTATTGCGTTTCATCGTTAATTGAAAAGCCTTCGCTGGATCCTCGGCAATCGCCTCCACAACCCGCGCGACCCCGGGTGTATAGACATGTGATAAATCTGCACGGGTCTTAATGTGAACCCGGGGCCGTATTTCAATTTTTCCCCCTAAATGCATCAAAAACGTGCGGTCTGAGACATTTTCCACGGTTACGCCTTCGAGCAAGGACAGTTGATCCACGAGAGTCTGCAGTTTTTCCGCCGTGCCCATCAATACTGTCAAATCGCGGATGGTTTTCTGGTCCTCTGCCCGCACAAGGTCCCAGGCAATAATGTCACCCCCGAGATCATCAACTAATTGCACAATGTCCCGAAAAGGCAATCCATCCCGCTGCATATTCAAGCGGATAATATACTGCACACCATTTTGTACCACGTACGTTTTCGTCCTTTCCGCCATTCTTGCTTCAGCCTATTCATCATATTTATCATACGGTAGGATTTTGTTTGCTGAATGACAACACCCTATTTTCTCACAATTTATCAGCATCTCGACCAACGAGAAGCTCCTCGAAAATTAAACCATAGGCTTGATTTTGCATCGAAACTTGTCCTCATCGTCAATTATCACAGTTTTAGCTAGGCCCCCTGCCCTGTATAATGCAACGTGTATGTCTTCGGAGAATGGTTAGGGGGAGGATTCCAATTTCGACCCAAATCGATCAAATGCATGATGAATCCACACTGATCATGCGGGCAAAAAGTGGTCAAGAAGAGGCCGTCATTCAACTCATGACCCGTTATGCATCGCTTATTAAAGCGACCGCCGGTCGATATTTTCTACCAGGAGCCGAGCATGACGATGTAATCCAGGAAGGATGGATCGGATTTTGGAGTGCGATCCAACATTTTGACCATCGGCGCCATGGTTATTTTTCCGGATTCGCCAAACTGTGTGTCAGCCGCCAAATTGTTTCGGCAGTGGTTCGTGCCACACGCGCCAAGCATCAGGTATTAAACTCGGCATGGTCCCTGGATCAGCCCGGGCGTGATGGTACCGGTGATATCTCGTGGCTCGATACCATAGCGGGCCACCATGAACCGTCTCCAGAAGTTTTTATCATCGACCAAGAAGCTTCTGCCCAGTTAATTCAACGCCTCCAAGGCGAATTGACTCCATTAGAACGTCTAGTTTTTGAAGCCAGGCGCCATGGCAAAAGCTATGAAGAGATTAGCCGCACCGTCAAACGTCCCCGCAAGACTATTGATAATGCGTTACAGCGTATCCGCCGAAAACTAAAAAAAACCCGCAAGGACCTTTAGCCCTGCGGGTTATGCACTTGCCGCGATGACCACCCGGATTCGGTTTCTACACTTGGCAGCTCTGCTTTACTGAGGGGAATAACCTGCAAAACCAAATAGCTTATATCCGCAAACAGCAACATTAATGTGGCAATGTGCAGGAGATAAGGTCCGGTTGCGACATGGCTCAAGGCAAGATTCGCTCCCGTAATTATTTGTGCAATGACCGCAATCAATAGCCAAAAGGCTCCTTTATACAAATCTGGTCGGGTTGCTTTATAACGCCGTAAATTGCCCAGCAACAATAGGGTGAGAATGGCTAAACCCACCGCCGCCAACCGGTGGATGAAATCTAATCCGACAGCCCCAGAAAATCCAGGAAATACTTTGCCATTACATAGTGGCCAGGTCGGACAGGCTTCCCCAGCTCCCCGAAAGGCTACATACGATCCCCAATAGATAGCGATATAGGTGTAGATCCACGTCCCCCATACCCAGCGCTTAGTACTTACGGGTGTATCTTGTCGAAAAGAAATTCCGGAACGACGATGCCCCGATTCAGCATCCAGTTGAAATAGAAAAACCGTTAACAAGGCCACGCCAACCATCGCCAACAAGCCAAATCCCAAGTGCAACGCTAATACAGTTGGCGGATTGACAAACACGACAGCCAAAGCCCCTAAAACGGATTGCACCACAATAAATCCAATGCCCACTAAGGAAAATATCCGCACTTCTACAAAAGAACGATAGCGAATTAAGGCCCAAATCATGTAGATTGTGGCAAGAAGCGCAAATCCTCCTACCAACATGCGGTGAGTAAATTCAATTACGACGTGAATATTATTAAGATTGGGAATAACTTGCCCGTTACACAATGGCCAATCTGGGCCGCATCCTAAAGCCGAACCGGTTTGGGTATCGAGAAACCCTACGAGATTAATAATATACATGCCAATCGTGGCAATTATGCCTGTCCATTTCATGGCCTTTGATGGCGGAATAAATTGATAATCTTTCGTGTTCATCGCCCCTTACTCCCCGTCCCAACGTGATCAGCACGCAAGACGTTCTCTGTGTCAGTCTACCACAAAAATTCTGCTGGGTGTCTGGTAAATCGGCCGTTTGCATGTCTTCAGTCTATTGTTCCTAAACTCCGAATAAGTTCCCAACAGGTGACACAATGCCTTAGTGCCGAAGTCTGTTAGCATTCAATATTTCTCCGCAAAAAAGCCGGCGATTTTTCCTCTCTAGGCGCTTTGTCAACCCGCTGACTGGTTACAGAGGCTATCTTTTCCAAACTTGCGATATAATATACTCCGTTTACAACCTAATCAATTAAGGGAAATCTAAGGGGGAATTCTGTCATGGCTCTTCAACTGAGTCGCCAACGCACCGCCGTGATGTTTATTGATATGCAAAATTCCATTGCCCGCCATGATCAATTTCAAAGCACCATTGAAGCTTGTCAACGCCTCTTAAATATAGCGCGCATGCATCAAGTGCCGGTCATTTTTGTTCACGTCAGACCCTATGAACATGTTAAACGGTCAATGCGTGGCGAATCCGAGGTGCTCTTAGCTCGTCCCGGTTCTGTTCCCGTAGATCCCAAACAATACCATATTATTGATGACTTGCCGGTATTACCGGAAGATCATATTGTCACCAAACATGTTCGCAGCGCCTTCGTAGGCACTGAGCTCGACCATCTCTTACGAGCATTAGAGGTCGACACGATCGTCATTGGAGGCATTGCCACCAACATTGGAGTGGAAAGTACCGTTCGCGTCGGTGCCGACCTCGGATACAATTTTGTCGTCGCTCAAGATGCTTGTGCAGCACTTAGTACTGAAGCTCATGAAGCCTCGTTAAAATACTCATTGCCATTTTTCTCGCGGATTACGACAGTCGATCAACTGGAATTTATCGCGAACTGACCATATTCTTCGCCTTTCACGGGTCCAATAAAGTCTGTAACATCGTATGTGCATGTTTACTCACTCACAAGCGGCTTAACGTGTTGGATGATAAACTCCATGGCCCCAGGATTCAGCATGGTACCTGGGTTAAAGGCTTTTTCTTGGGGAAGACCCCATAAAAGCCGTTTTAGCGGTACCTCCATTTTCTTGCCATTTAAGGTCTTGGGAACCTCGGGAATTGCGAGGATCTTATCAGGCACATGGCGGGGTGATAAGGCCTCACGAAGGCGCGCGCGCAAATCCTTTTCGAGGCTCTCATCCAAACTATAGGAGGGCGCGACAACGACGAGTAACAACAATCCACCTGGGTGCTCCGGCGTGCTAAGATCCACAATGATACTATCAACAATTCGAGGATCGTCTTCGACCACACGATAGAATTCACTGGTGCCCATACGGACACCCCCACGGTTAATCGTGGCATCAGACCGTCCGTAAATAATCACGCTGCCGTCGTCATGAATCAAAATCCAATCACCGTGTCGCCAAATGCCGGGATACATATCAAAATAACTGGCCCGATAACGTTCCTTGGCATCGTCCCCATAGAAGTAAAGTGGCATAGACGGAATCGGTTCTGTCAATACCAATTCGCCCACCTGATTAAAAATAGCATGACCCGCCGGATCAAAAGCTTCAACCTTGGACCCGAGATACCGGCATTGGATTTCTCCACTACGGACTGGAAGCGTTGGCACACCGCCCACAACAGCACTACACACGTCGGTGCCCCCGCTCAAAGAGGTTAACCAGACCGAAGGGGACACCTCGGTATAAATCCATTCAAAATTCTCAGGGGTTAAAGGGGAACCTGTCGAGCCAATGGCTCGTAAAGTCTTCAAATTTCTCTGGCGGGGAATAACCCCAGCCTTCTGACACATGCTCACATAGGCGGCACTTGTTCCAAAAAAGCTTAATTGCACCTCTTCAGCTAATTGCCAGAGCACATCGGCATTAGGATACACCGGGCTCCCGTCATATAGCACGATTGTTGTGCCTAATAAGAGGCCTGAAACCACGATATTCCACATCATCCACCCGGTGGTTGTAAACCACATAAACCGGTCCTTGCGCCGTAAATCCAGATGAAACGTCAGGGCCATCAAATGCGAAAGAAGAATGCCCCCATGTCCTTGAACAATGGGTTTGGGCAATCCGGTTGTTCCCGATGAATATAAAATCCATAAAGGATGTTCAAAAGGCACGGGGAGGAATTTCAACGGTTCAGAGGAAGCGAGGTCATCAAAAGACAGCATCTGTTCATGCGTGGCCAATGGATTGAGATAAGGCACAAGAATAGTCGCCCTCAGGGAGGGCAAACTTTCTTGGAGTTTCTCAACGACAGGAATCCGGTTATGAGCTTTCCCATTATAAAAATAACCGTCTACCGCGAATAAGATCGTTGGTTCAATTTGTTGAAAACGATCCATGACCGCTTGAAAACCGAAATCTGGTGAACAACTCGACCATACCGCTCCGAGACTTGCCGCCGCCAAAAATGCCGCAATGGTTTGAGGAATGTTAGGTAAATAACCGACCACCCGGTCTCCAGCTTTGACTCCTAGTTGGATTAAGGCGCCCCGTACTCTTCTTACATGTTCTTCAAGATCTTGCCAGGACCAAGTCATTTGATAGCCGTCTTCCCGGCGGAATATAACAGCAGGACCCTCACTAGGGTAGCGTAAAGCATGCTGAGCGTAATTCAACTGGGCGCCATTAAACCAATGCACATCAGGCATCGTTTCTCCCGTTCGGACCGTAGTGTACCCGCTCTCGGCGATTATATCAAAGTAGTGCCAAATCGAAGCCCAAAACTCATCAATATGATTCACCGACCAATTCCACAACTCTTGGTAATCTTTCGCATTGATTCCATAGTGATGTTGCAACCAACGTTGATATTGCGTAATATTCGCGGTCTCGCGAATTTCCGGACTCGGTTCCCATAAAACCCGTCCCCGACTTTCCATGATCATGACATCCTTCCTCTCTCATGAAGTCTCTGTAGCGCTGGTTTCAGCTAATACTCGTTGTTATTTGCATATTAGAAAAATTTTGATTTGTTGTTCTCGACATTTTTACCTAATGCTCAATCTCGTTTTCGGCAAAAATCAGGCATTGTCATTTTCCATGCATAATTGCTATCAATGGACAGCCATTCGGCAAAAAACCCTTAGGCTTTGTTCTTTTTTCAAGATCCCCTGTCTCCTCACGATAATACACTGAAGGTTGGGAATCTGAACAGTCACGGCATGTTTTTCAATTGCCCTTCTAAAGAAAAGTGCCCTCCCGCTAACAGAATTGATTAACAGCAAATTTCTCAATGCATTTGATCAAAATTTCTATATAATAGGTAACGCTGTCATCATCACGCCGTAATTTAGCGCAGAGAGGAACGAAAATTTACGTCGATTCGTTGGAAATCCATTATCTTGATGCTTCTTGCCGGAACATCTTATGGCCTCGTCACACCTTTAATCAAAATGGCCATTGCCCACGGTATTCCTGTATCCAAACTCACTGTCAGCC
The Sulfobacillus thermosulfidooxidans DNA segment above includes these coding regions:
- a CDS encoding acetoacetate--CoA ligase is translated as MESRGRVLWEPSPEIRETANITQYQRWLQHHYGINAKDYQELWNWSVNHIDEFWASIWHYFDIIAESGYTTVRTGETMPDVHWFNGAQLNYAQHALRYPSEGPAVIFRREDGYQMTWSWQDLEEHVRRVRGALIQLGVKAGDRVVGYLPNIPQTIAAFLAAASLGAVWSSCSPDFGFQAVMDRFQQIEPTILFAVDGYFYNGKAHNRIPVVEKLQESLPSLRATILVPYLNPLATHEQMLSFDDLASSEPLKFLPVPFEHPLWILYSSGTTGLPKPIVQGHGGILLSHLMALTFHLDLRRKDRFMWFTTTGWMMWNIVVSGLLLGTTIVLYDGSPVYPNADVLWQLAEEVQLSFFGTSAAYVSMCQKAGVIPRQRNLKTLRAIGSTGSPLTPENFEWIYTEVSPSVWLTSLSGGTDVCSAVVGGVPTLPVRSGEIQCRYLGSKVEAFDPAGHAIFNQVGELVLTEPIPSMPLYFYGDDAKERYRASYFDMYPGIWRHGDWILIHDDGSVIIYGRSDATINRGGVRMGTSEFYRVVEDDPRIVDSIIVDLSTPEHPGGLLLLVVVAPSYSLDESLEKDLRARLREALSPRHVPDKILAIPEVPKTLNGKKMEVPLKRLLWGLPQEKAFNPGTMLNPGAMEFIIQHVKPLVSE
- a CDS encoding NAD-dependent malic enzyme; its protein translation is MAERTKTYVVQNGVQYIIRLNMQRDGLPFRDIVQLVDDLGGDIIAWDLVRAEDQKTIRDLTVLMGTAEKLQTLVDQLSLLEGVTVENVSDRTFLMHLGGKIEIRPRVHIKTRADLSHVYTPGVARVVEAIAEDPAKAFQLTMKRNTVAIVTDGSAILGLGNRGPKAALPVMEGKAVLFKWLADVDAIPICLDTNDVDEIVETVVRIAPAFGGINLEDIAAPRCFEIERRLSERLDIPVFHDDQHGTAVVILAGLINAAKVVGKSLESLRIVIAGMGAAGTATTELLLHMGVRNIIGYDRVGAIVADKSYPGHPEWEELAQKINPDRRQGSLKDLLSGADVFIGVSAANLLSPEDIQGMAPNAILFVMANPTPEIEPEIAQLYAKVVATGRSDYPNQINNVLCFPGFFRGVLDARAKRITVGMKVAAAYALASVVKDEELGPEYIIPSVFNREVSERIAKAVIQAAEKDNVARRSPKI
- a CDS encoding sigma-70 family RNA polymerase sigma factor, translated to MHDESTLIMRAKSGQEEAVIQLMTRYASLIKATAGRYFLPGAEHDDVIQEGWIGFWSAIQHFDHRRHGYFSGFAKLCVSRQIVSAVVRATRAKHQVLNSAWSLDQPGRDGTGDISWLDTIAGHHEPSPEVFIIDQEASAQLIQRLQGELTPLERLVFEARRHGKSYEEISRTVKRPRKTIDNALQRIRRKLKKTRKDL
- a CDS encoding isochorismatase family cysteine hydrolase translates to MALQLSRQRTAVMFIDMQNSIARHDQFQSTIEACQRLLNIARMHQVPVIFVHVRPYEHVKRSMRGESEVLLARPGSVPVDPKQYHIIDDLPVLPEDHIVTKHVRSAFVGTELDHLLRALEVDTIVIGGIATNIGVESTVRVGADLGYNFVVAQDACAALSTEAHEASLKYSLPFFSRITTVDQLEFIAN
- a CDS encoding COX15/CtaA family protein: MNTKDYQFIPPSKAMKWTGIIATIGMYIINLVGFLDTQTGSALGCGPDWPLCNGQVIPNLNNIHVVIEFTHRMLVGGFALLATIYMIWALIRYRSFVEVRIFSLVGIGFIVVQSVLGALAVVFVNPPTVLALHLGFGLLAMVGVALLTVFLFQLDAESGHRRSGISFRQDTPVSTKRWVWGTWIYTYIAIYWGSYVAFRGAGEACPTWPLCNGKVFPGFSGAVGLDFIHRLAAVGLAILTLLLLGNLRRYKATRPDLYKGAFWLLIAVIAQIITGANLALSHVATGPYLLHIATLMLLFADISYLVLQVIPLSKAELPSVETESGWSSRQVHNPQG